From Ptychodera flava strain L36383 chromosome 2, AS_Pfla_20210202, whole genome shotgun sequence, the proteins below share one genomic window:
- the LOC139114580 gene encoding epidermal growth factor receptor kinase substrate 8-like — protein MPLKQGSRKPREEEVQRDSIRRIERDVDTLNRCLDDIEHFVSKLQKMARQYSEVTKNARSTENTRYPQEGAPRNRPHPPSDIEYVDAFQKIKLAFNLVAKLKGHIHEPNAADLIHNIFPPLVLLVQSCGGPNLARSVQSPLLTPQAIQLLADCLMSKESDLWSSLGPAWAIPKSAWPRDRPVPEYKPRFHSRRKSRMSARLSQPTGRTEVPMADSNNVPNADDTMNYDRALPPRNPTRKMALCLQDFDAHYSPELSMVLGEKLEVLDDSRKWWFVQNEQGQTGFAPSTFLRPIAVESKSSRRDIVSSEHGNYQNQYGRRSNGYETAQQQYLYHITPANQREEPPQQMRHHTITSVDRPDDPSPELIRNPMTTTTTTIEGDESTLLVRQPVPNTAGNRQNSPALERHEGYGNLYSDAPTRSPYQGQPYSRVIRSAVDEPQELRRSPDPPVTSEEQQSKAKAIAKYDFVARNHKELTIMARDVLEIIDDSRMWWFVRNSSDQTGYVPSPLVQRLPLSASIDVDFDQPLPTPYHQSTTLVATQPSQAARYNQQEQELTIVQDVFSRDDDRYRPSFPPERDYTHPAPPPPPPPPPPPPPQVPSQPLHPNPSREVGRISSSTDPTYAHVNRSSKRTSYHEVDETKNFVSEIQMRGSQQSERSSHSDHRSSIEFSPDLQPTEVARWLHSKGFSKGTVRTLGVLNGAQLLTLTADELVDVCKEEGIDVHRELTFVKANLKNRDDDYETPIGNRNSGHVNHGFYYDEQGGFR, from the exons ATGCCGCTGAAGCAGGGAAGTAGGAAGCCTAGGGAAGAAGAGGTTCAACGGGATTCCATTCGAAGAATTGAACGTGACGTG GATACCCTAAACCGTTGCCTTGACGACATAGAACACTTCGTATCCAAGTTACAGAAAATGGCCAGACAATATTCAGAGGTCACGAAGAATGCGAGGTCGACAGAAAATACAAGATATCCCCAAGAGGGCGCCCCACGCAACCGGCCCCATCCTCCGAGTGACATTGAATATGTCGATGCTTTTCAGAAGATCAAGCTAGCGTTTAATTTAGTT GCCAAACTAAAGGGTCATATACACGAGCCAAATGCAGCGGATCTCATTCACAATATCTTTCCACCGTTGGTGCTGCTTGTCCAGAGTTGTGGGGGACCAAACCTGGCAAGGAGCGTCCAATCGCCATTGCTGACCCCGCAAGCCATTCAACTTTTAGCAGACTGCCTCATGTCAAAAGAGAGCGATCTTTGGTCGTCCCTAGGACCAGCATGGGCCATTCCTAA GTCGGCCTGGCCAAGAGATCGCCCCGTTCCTGAATACAAACCTAGGTTTCATTCAAGACGAAAATCAAGGATGTCTGCAAGACTAAGCCAACCCACTGGTAGGACAGAAGTCCCTATGGCCGATTCCAATAACGTCCCAAACGCTGACGACACGATG AACTATGACCGAGCTCTGCCACCGAGAAATCCAACCCGTAAGATGGCACTGTGCCTACAGGACTTCGACGCTCACTACTCTCCAGAATTGTCCATGGTCCTTGGCGAGAAACTGGAG GTGTTGGACGATAGCCGCAAGTGGTGGTTCGTGCAGAATGAACAAGGGCAGACAGGCTTTGCGCCGTCGACGTTCCTCCGACCAATCGCGGTGGAGAGTAAAAGTAGTCGACGAGACATCGTTTCGTCAGAGCATGGCAACTATCAAAACCAATATGGACGTCGTTCTAATGGATATGAGACTGCTCAGCAACAGTATCTTTATCATATTACGCCAGCCAATCAGAGAGAGGAACCACCACAGCAAATGCGACATCACACGATCACATCTGTCGATCGACCAGATGACCCATCCCCGGAGCTGATAAGGAATCctatgacaacaacaacaacaaccattgAAGGGGATGAGTCAACGTTACTTGTTCGACAGCCTGTGCCCAATACAGCCGGCAACAGACAAAATTCACCAGCATTGGAACGACACGAGGGGTACGGAAATTTGTACAGCGACGCACCAACGAGATCACCTTATCAAGGGCAACCGTACAGTCGCGTGATCAGGAGCGCTGTGGATGAACCTCAAGAACTGCGACGCTCACCTGATCCACCGGTGACGTCAGAGGAgcagcaaagcaaagcaaaagcGATCGCAAAGTACGATTTCGTGGCAAGAAACCACAAGGAATTAACGATTATGGCCAGAGACGTACTTGAG ATAATTGACGACAGCCGGATGTGGTGGTTCGTCCGAAACTCTTCGGACCAAACTGGCTATGTTCCATCGCCATTGGTACAGCGTCTGCCTCTGTCTGCCAGCATAGATGTTGACTTCGACCAACCGTTGCCGACTCCATACCATCAAAGTACTACTTTGGTTGCTACCCAACCCTCGCAGGCAGCTCGATACAACCAACAAGAGCAGGAACTAACCATAGTACAG GATGTCTTCTCCAGGGACGATGACCGATACCGCCCCAGTTTTCCACCAGAGAGAGATTATACCCATCCGGCGCCACCGCCGCCgccgccaccaccaccaccaccaccaccacaggTACCATCCCAGCCTCTGCACCCAAACCCGAGCAGGGAAGTCGGCAGAATCTCAAGTTCAACAGATCCTACCTATGCCCATGTCAATAGGTCTTCAAAGAGAACCTCTTATCATGAAG ttgaTGAAACCAAGAATTTTGTGAGTGAGATACAGATGCGAGGAAGTCAACAGAGTGAACGGAGCAGTCACAGCGATCACCGCTCATCGATCGAATTCTCACCAGATTTACAGCCAACGGAAGTCGCCAGGTGGCTGCACAGTAAGGGATTCAGCAAAGG GACTGTTCGAACATTAGGAGTTCTGAATGGCGCacagttgttgacattgacggCAGACGAGTTGGTCGACGTTTGTAAAGAAGAGGGAATTGATGTCCACAGAGAATTGACTTTTGTGAAAGCAAATCTCAAA AATCGAGATGACGATTACGAAACGCCAATCGGCAACAGGAATAGCGGTCACGTGAACCATGGATTTTATTACGACGAGCAGGGCGGATTTCGTTAG